A genome region from Populus alba chromosome 3, ASM523922v2, whole genome shotgun sequence includes the following:
- the LOC118038013 gene encoding ethylene-responsive transcription factor RAP2-12: MCGGAIISDFIAPTTTARSSRRLTSGFEWLEPKKPFNNKHLKPVVADPEDDFEADFQEFKDESDVDEDYDVFSDAKPFAFSASASEPAKKRGLPRGSTAVKSAGFSGLAEKSAKRKRKNQFRGIRQRPWGKWAAEIRDPRKGVRVWLGTFNTAEEAARAYDSEARRIRGKKAKVNFPDEAPCASARHPIKENSQKRLTKANLSQDFSYLSNPETDYNNMGFVEEKPQVSQFGIMNSFPVNGDSGVTPLTPSDNASMYFNSDKGSSSFDCDFGWGEQGPEILSVLAATPEVDESVFVDANPKKLKSYSANAVPVEEKNGKSLSEELLAFDNQLNFQMPDLVGNWEASLDSFLNGDTTQDGTNALDLWSFEDFPSMVGGVY; encoded by the exons ATGTGTGGCGGTGCTATCATCTCAGACTTCATCGCTCCGACAACCACCGCTCGATCTTCTCGGCGGTTGACCTCGGGCTTTGAGTGGCTTGAGCCGAAGAAACCCTTCAACAACAAGCACTTGAAGCCAGTTGTTGCTGATCCCGAAGATGATTTTGAGGCTGATTTTCAAGAGTTTAAGGATGAGTCTGATGTCGACGAGGATTATGATGTCTTTTCTGATGCCAAGCCTTTTGCTTTCTCTGCCAGTGCTTCTGAACCTGCTAAAAAACGTGGGCTCCCTCGTG GTTCTACAGCTGTTAAATCTGCTGGATTCAGTGGACTTGCTGAAAAATCAgcaaagaggaagagaaagaacCAGTTTAGAGGAATTAGGCAGCGTCCATGGGGAAAATGGGCTGCTGAGATTCGTGATCCCAGGAAAGGGGTACGTGTCTGGTTGGGAACATTCAATACTGCAGAAGAAGCTGCTAGAGCATATGATTCTGAGGCACGTAGAATTCGTGGCAAGAAAGCTAAGGTGAACTTCCCTGATGAAGCTCCATGTGCTTCAGCAAGGCATCCAATTAAGGAAAACTCACAGAAGCGACTTACTAAGGCAAATTTAAGCCAGGATTTTAGTTACTTGAGCAACCCAGAAACGGATTATAATAACATGGGCTTTGTGGAAGAGAAACCACAAGTGAGCCAGTTTGGAATAATGAATTCTTTCCCGGTCAATGGAGATTCTGGGGTGACGCCCTTAACTCCTTCTGACAATGCTTCTATGTATTTCAATTCTGACAAGGGGAGCAGCTCATTTGATTGTGACTTTGGGTGGGGAGAACAAGGCCCTGAAATCTTGTCTGTTCTTGCAGCAACTCCAGAAGTTGATGAATCCGTCTTTGTGGATGCTAATCCTAAGAAGTTGAAATCATACTCTGCAAATGCAGTGCCTGTTGAAGAGAAGAATGGAAAATCACTGTCCGAAGAGTTGCTGGCTTTTGACAATCAGTTGAACTTTCAGATGCCAGATCTTGTGGGTAACTGGGAGGCTTCTCTTGATAGCTTCCTTAATGGAGACACAACTCAGGATGGCACAAACGCATTGGACTTGTGGAGCTTCGAAGACTTCCCCTCCATGGTTGGGGGAGTTTATTGA